In Pseudonocardia sp. C8, one genomic interval encodes:
- a CDS encoding LuxR family transcriptional regulator, with the protein MGERGRLVGRASELAQIDGVVERVAAGFGGGLVVSGAPGIGKTSLLGELGARAEARGWLVLDGRASEFEQNEPFAVFRDALDAYLGSLDAGMRAGLHRLPALAAIFPGLSDRGAAGSPVDRLSAHAALREVLARLVGDQPVLLLLDDMHWADGSSVDLFGYLLRRPPQGPFLLAGALRSGQCPPRMRMALDAAAPVGRLVELRLGALRRADVSRLLRGFDEDAIDALYAECGGNPFYLHAVSAYTGPVRVHAGSTTEVPPAVIAAVASELRALSVTGRRAAGAAAVAGDPFDVGLAAAIARVGVEEFLGAVDELVGKAVIEPTDVPARFRFRHPIVRRAVYEGCGQGWRIAAHARAAAVLGEQGFSALHRAHHLARSAAVGDLDAVALLAEAGHAAAPAAPAEAAHWFETAVGLLPDGPEHVTRRMELLAPLALTSGAAGRIEPSRAAVDELLALVPVEQTPARVQLVVLRAFLDHVAGRHDAAQRIIEWEQARVPPHQHAEHAVLEAHLAISAFVRADDRALAAHGTRALVGARNAGRGPLLALAAALAALGEYFAGHLDAATAELAEAAALVDAMPDEVLATQLDAPLMLATTEFNLDRHTDAIRHCSRGLELAIATGQVLMVPWLYLTRALSRAYTGDLDSALADASTSYDASVMSGNSFTVSLALGLTGWMHLWRDELGAARQCLDEALRTCASVPAVTSTGGVRLFHAETMLETGHAGQVPELLVAGGSLPQRPWRGRAYQVLVRAALVAGDRAAARSWLTRAWGELGDVAVDARQTDLWHAEAMVLIDAGAGPAAVAAARRAVELADRGGVPVEAGRARTLAGRALVLAGERAAGVELLQCAERDLAALGAYRYRAEAVRELRRLGRRVRRPVGAEATVSTLSGREHEVALLVARGQSNRQIATQLVLSEKTVEAHVTAVLRKLGVPSRAAVGAAVLGGADVPAPW; encoded by the coding sequence GTGGGCGAGCGTGGTCGCCTCGTCGGACGAGCGAGCGAACTCGCCCAGATCGACGGGGTTGTCGAGCGGGTCGCCGCCGGATTCGGGGGCGGCCTGGTCGTCTCCGGAGCGCCGGGGATCGGAAAAACGAGCCTGCTCGGCGAGCTGGGAGCGCGAGCCGAGGCGCGGGGTTGGCTGGTGCTCGACGGGCGGGCCAGCGAGTTCGAGCAGAACGAGCCGTTTGCCGTGTTCCGGGACGCGCTCGATGCCTACCTCGGCTCGCTGGATGCTGGGATGCGGGCGGGGCTGCACCGGCTGCCCGCGCTCGCGGCGATCTTCCCCGGCCTCTCGGACCGGGGCGCGGCCGGTTCGCCGGTCGACCGGTTGTCCGCGCACGCCGCCCTGCGTGAGGTGCTCGCTCGGCTCGTCGGGGACCAGCCCGTGCTGCTCCTGCTCGACGACATGCACTGGGCGGACGGTTCCTCTGTGGACCTGTTCGGCTACCTGTTGCGGCGCCCGCCCCAGGGCCCGTTCCTACTGGCCGGGGCGTTGCGGTCGGGCCAGTGCCCGCCGCGGATGCGGATGGCGCTCGATGCCGCCGCACCGGTCGGCCGTCTCGTCGAGCTTCGTCTCGGCGCGTTGAGGCGCGCCGACGTGAGCCGGCTGCTCCGCGGATTCGACGAGGACGCCATCGACGCGCTCTACGCCGAGTGCGGCGGCAACCCCTTCTACCTGCACGCTGTTTCCGCGTACACCGGACCGGTTCGGGTGCACGCCGGGAGCACGACCGAGGTCCCCCCGGCCGTAATCGCGGCTGTGGCCTCCGAACTCCGCGCGCTGTCCGTGACCGGCCGGCGGGCCGCGGGGGCGGCCGCCGTCGCGGGCGACCCCTTCGACGTCGGCCTGGCCGCCGCGATCGCCCGGGTCGGCGTTGAGGAGTTCCTCGGTGCGGTGGACGAGCTGGTCGGCAAGGCCGTGATCGAGCCCACCGATGTCCCGGCTCGTTTCCGGTTCCGCCACCCGATCGTCCGTCGCGCGGTCTACGAGGGTTGCGGGCAAGGCTGGCGGATCGCGGCGCACGCCCGTGCCGCCGCAGTCCTCGGCGAGCAGGGGTTCTCCGCGCTGCACCGCGCGCACCATCTCGCGCGCAGCGCCGCCGTCGGCGACCTCGATGCCGTCGCGCTGCTTGCCGAGGCCGGCCACGCGGCCGCCCCGGCCGCTCCCGCGGAGGCCGCGCACTGGTTCGAGACCGCGGTCGGTCTCCTGCCCGACGGTCCGGAGCACGTCACACGCCGGATGGAGCTGCTCGCACCGCTGGCGCTCACCTCGGGCGCGGCCGGGCGGATCGAACCCAGCCGGGCGGCCGTCGACGAGCTGCTTGCGCTCGTTCCCGTTGAGCAGACCCCCGCCCGAGTGCAGCTCGTCGTGCTCCGGGCGTTTCTCGACCACGTCGCGGGCCGCCACGACGCCGCCCAGAGGATCATTGAGTGGGAGCAGGCCCGGGTGCCTCCGCACCAGCACGCCGAGCACGCCGTGCTGGAGGCCCACCTCGCGATCAGTGCGTTCGTCCGGGCTGACGACCGGGCCTTGGCCGCACACGGGACTCGGGCACTCGTAGGCGCCCGCAACGCCGGACGCGGACCGCTGCTGGCACTCGCGGCCGCGCTCGCCGCTCTCGGGGAGTACTTCGCCGGGCACCTCGACGCGGCCACCGCGGAGCTGGCGGAGGCGGCGGCGCTGGTCGACGCGATGCCGGACGAGGTGCTCGCCACGCAGCTGGATGCGCCGCTGATGCTTGCCACCACCGAGTTCAACCTCGACCGGCACACCGATGCGATCCGGCACTGCAGCCGCGGGCTCGAGCTGGCCATCGCGACCGGCCAGGTCCTGATGGTGCCGTGGCTGTACCTGACCCGAGCCTTGTCGCGGGCCTACACCGGCGACCTGGACTCTGCGCTGGCCGACGCCTCGACCTCCTACGACGCGAGTGTCATGAGCGGGAACAGCTTCACCGTCAGCCTTGCACTCGGGCTCACCGGCTGGATGCACCTGTGGCGCGACGAGCTCGGAGCCGCGCGTCAATGCCTCGACGAGGCGCTGCGGACATGCGCCTCCGTCCCCGCGGTGACGAGCACTGGCGGCGTGCGGCTCTTCCACGCCGAGACGATGCTGGAGACCGGTCACGCCGGCCAGGTGCCCGAGCTCCTGGTGGCCGGGGGGTCCCTGCCGCAGCGCCCGTGGCGAGGGCGGGCCTACCAGGTGCTCGTCCGGGCCGCACTCGTGGCTGGAGACCGCGCCGCGGCACGATCATGGCTGACTCGAGCGTGGGGCGAGCTCGGTGACGTCGCGGTCGACGCCCGCCAGACGGACCTCTGGCACGCGGAGGCAATGGTGCTGATCGACGCCGGCGCAGGGCCGGCCGCGGTGGCGGCCGCGCGGCGTGCCGTCGAGCTGGCCGACCGGGGCGGCGTCCCCGTGGAGGCCGGCCGGGCGCGCACGCTCGCCGGCCGTGCGCTCGTACTCGCCGGCGAACGGGCAGCGGGTGTGGAACTTCTCCAGTGCGCCGAGCGTGACCTCGCCGCGCTCGGCGCGTACCGCTACCGGGCCGAGGCGGTCCGCGAGCTGCGTCGGCTGGGCCGCCGGGTACGACGCCCGGTAGGGGCCGAGGCGACGGTCTCCACGCTGTCCGGGCGCGAGCACGAGGTCGCGCTGCTCGTGGCGCGGGGTCAGTCGAACCGACAGATCGCCACGCAGCTCGTGCTCAGCGAGAAGACCGTCGAGGCGCACGTGACCGCCGTGCTGCGCAAGCTCGGCGTGCCCAGCCGCGCAGCGGTCGGCGCAGCCGTTCTCGGCGGCGCCGACGTCCCGGCTCCTTGGTGA
- a CDS encoding DUF6777 domain-containing protein: MPTAHPHPPPRPGFSTRSKIVAGVAAVVLAAGGGAALATVGWSGGEELQPVSYAGDNPFMTPVGTDQPEITSVAAGGPQAGGTPGLYAQDPARPACDAAALIANLQADPAKAAAWAQVLGVAPAGIPAFVDSLTPVVLRADTAVVDHGYRDGTFVARPAVLAPGTAVFINSYGEPTVKCYNGNPLTQGTSSDPEVTVIAPARTPITTNTFVNITTGAVVAVPGKPDPKPVPGPNPNPNPRPNPGPNPNPGPGPGPGAKIDPALVKAAVLARVEADAAKARAADAATAARIADTGLREARQRLDNLRAEQQRLIAIANDPTKPLLDRLAAQAQLNDNGPNGLSSRIVTALKDAGAAAQNKDKADAEKTKTDAEAAELDRQAREKEKKAGLPSPPATPQQRDAQQLLGPQQPDPAQPDLVQQPAEQQPDEQQPDQQLAGEQQPGAQEPDGEQLVAGEQQPNGEQIAGGEQQAGGEQQPGGGQEPGGEPQPGGGHEPGGGQQPGGQAGGEQAAGEQPGQQEPRPEQPAGGDGQ, translated from the coding sequence ATGCCGACCGCTCATCCTCATCCGCCGCCTCGGCCCGGGTTCAGTACGCGCAGCAAGATCGTCGCCGGTGTCGCCGCCGTGGTACTGGCGGCGGGCGGCGGGGCGGCGCTGGCCACCGTCGGGTGGTCCGGGGGTGAGGAGCTCCAGCCCGTCTCCTACGCCGGGGACAACCCGTTCATGACCCCGGTCGGCACCGACCAGCCCGAGATCACTTCCGTGGCCGCCGGTGGGCCACAAGCGGGCGGCACACCCGGCCTGTACGCCCAGGACCCGGCCCGACCGGCCTGCGATGCCGCCGCGTTGATCGCCAATCTGCAGGCCGACCCGGCCAAGGCGGCCGCCTGGGCGCAGGTGCTCGGGGTCGCCCCGGCCGGCATCCCCGCGTTCGTGGACAGCCTCACCCCGGTCGTGCTGCGGGCCGACACCGCGGTCGTCGACCACGGCTACCGCGACGGCACGTTCGTGGCCCGCCCGGCAGTGCTCGCACCGGGAACCGCGGTGTTCATCAACAGCTACGGTGAGCCGACCGTGAAGTGCTACAACGGCAACCCGTTGACCCAGGGCACCAGCAGCGATCCCGAGGTCACCGTCATCGCCCCGGCGCGGACCCCGATCACGACCAACACCTTCGTCAACATCACCACGGGTGCCGTGGTCGCGGTGCCCGGGAAGCCGGACCCGAAGCCCGTCCCCGGCCCGAACCCCAACCCGAACCCCCGACCCAACCCCGGGCCGAACCCCAACCCCGGGCCGGGCCCAGGACCGGGGGCCAAGATCGATCCGGCCCTGGTGAAGGCGGCCGTGCTGGCCCGCGTGGAGGCCGACGCCGCCAAGGCGCGGGCCGCCGACGCGGCCACGGCGGCCCGGATCGCCGACACCGGGCTGCGCGAGGCTCGCCAACGCCTGGACAACCTGCGCGCCGAACAGCAGCGGCTCATCGCGATCGCCAACGACCCGACCAAGCCCCTGCTCGATCGACTGGCCGCTCAGGCCCAGCTCAACGACAACGGCCCCAACGGGCTCAGCAGCCGCATCGTCACCGCGCTCAAGGATGCCGGCGCGGCCGCACAGAACAAGGACAAGGCCGACGCCGAGAAGACCAAGACCGACGCCGAAGCCGCCGAGCTCGACCGGCAGGCACGGGAGAAGGAGAAGAAGGCCGGGCTGCCGTCGCCGCCCGCCACGCCGCAACAGCGTGACGCCCAGCAGCTGCTCGGCCCGCAGCAGCCGGACCCGGCACAACCCGACCTCGTCCAGCAGCCCGCCGAACAGCAGCCCGACGAACAGCAGCCGGACCAGCAGCTGGCCGGCGAGCAGCAGCCCGGAGCGCAGGAACCCGACGGCGAGCAGCTCGTTGCCGGCGAGCAGCAGCCCAACGGCGAGCAGATTGCGGGCGGCGAGCAGCAGGCCGGCGGCGAGCAGCAGCCCGGCGGTGGCCAGGAGCCCGGCGGCGAGCCGCAGCCCGGCGGTGGGCACGAACCCGGCGGTGGGCAGCAGCCCGGCGGACAGGCCGGCGGTGAGCAGGCCGCCGGTGAGCAGCCCGGCCAGCAGGAGCCCCGACCGGAGCAGCCCGCCGGAGGAGACGGCCAGTGA
- a CDS encoding TetR/AcrR family transcriptional regulator, giving the protein MTKGRPAGVDAVGSERSATASGDVQSTRERVLDVARKMFAENGYERTTVAAIARQLDIKAPALYWHFASKEEILFSIIEDYLARFVDAASVDKDRSPDDRLREMVRNHVLFQLSWRSDVERYEIMIRAAQLGRALTADHRKQITALQRTVLEEYRAILRSGVQAGCFLLDDVTVTAFALITMCEQVVSWYRPEGRLEPAEIAAHYVSLAERMVGMRPATS; this is encoded by the coding sequence ATGACGAAGGGGCGGCCGGCAGGCGTGGACGCGGTGGGGTCGGAGCGTTCGGCGACTGCCTCCGGGGACGTGCAGAGCACCCGTGAGCGCGTGCTCGACGTCGCCCGGAAGATGTTCGCGGAGAACGGCTACGAGCGCACCACGGTCGCGGCGATCGCTCGACAGCTGGACATCAAGGCTCCGGCGCTGTACTGGCATTTCGCCTCGAAGGAGGAGATCCTCTTCTCGATCATCGAGGACTACCTCGCACGCTTCGTCGACGCCGCGTCCGTCGACAAGGACCGCTCCCCGGACGACCGCCTCCGCGAGATGGTGCGCAACCACGTGCTGTTCCAGCTGAGCTGGCGGTCCGACGTGGAACGCTACGAGATCATGATCCGGGCCGCCCAGCTCGGTCGCGCCCTGACCGCAGACCATCGGAAGCAGATCACCGCACTGCAGCGGACCGTGCTGGAGGAGTACCGCGCGATCCTGCGCAGTGGTGTACAGGCGGGTTGTTTCCTGCTCGACGACGTCACCGTCACGGCGTTCGCCCTGATCACCATGTGCGAGCAGGTGGTGAGCTGGTACCGACCCGAGGGGCGACTGGAGCCTGCGGAGATCGCGGCGCACTACGTCTCCCTCGCCGAACGCATGGTCGGCATGCGCCCGGCAACGAGCTGA
- a CDS encoding saccharopine dehydrogenase family protein, which translates to MGGAGWMGSTAARTAAAFPEFAEIVIADRNRGEAERVADHIGPKARAVAFDADRDDPGELLDGCWGVLSTLGPFTRFGTRILAAAIEAGCRYVDINDDWEPTLDALELDARARDRGVTALIGMGASPGVTNLLAVRAGRELDETEELMTGWALAGTSPEVPGSGPSAAMLHFVHQCTGTIPVVENGDWRDVSPFQVVSLDYPGIGEIRTRTIGHPEVVTLPRAFPGLRRCANLMSGPEWYFERVHEVLARVEARTLTDTEAAVQLDQPQARPADAPPTVRTPTLWAWASGVRDGRPTTVGAGLTRWPAGKMAGSTGIPAAIGLRLLARGDITATGVVTPETAVPADAFFAEFDPFCTQPDGTDGALVSVTRGEVTAMPQGSR; encoded by the coding sequence GTGGGCGGGGCAGGATGGATGGGGAGCACGGCGGCGAGGACGGCTGCCGCGTTCCCGGAGTTCGCCGAGATCGTGATCGCGGACCGCAACCGCGGCGAGGCCGAACGCGTTGCCGACCACATCGGCCCGAAGGCCCGCGCCGTCGCGTTCGACGCCGACCGCGACGACCCCGGCGAGCTCCTCGACGGCTGCTGGGGCGTGCTCAGCACGCTCGGCCCGTTCACCCGCTTCGGGACGCGCATCCTGGCTGCGGCGATCGAGGCCGGTTGCCGGTACGTCGACATCAACGACGACTGGGAGCCGACGCTCGACGCACTGGAACTCGACGCCCGGGCCCGCGACCGAGGGGTCACCGCCCTGATCGGAATGGGCGCGAGCCCCGGGGTCACGAACCTCCTGGCCGTCCGCGCCGGCCGGGAGCTCGACGAGACCGAGGAGCTCATGACCGGCTGGGCCCTGGCGGGCACCAGCCCGGAGGTTCCAGGGAGCGGACCGAGTGCAGCGATGCTCCACTTCGTCCACCAGTGCACCGGGACGATCCCCGTGGTCGAAAACGGCGACTGGCGCGACGTGTCCCCGTTCCAGGTCGTGTCGCTCGATTACCCCGGGATCGGCGAGATCCGGACGAGGACGATCGGGCATCCGGAGGTCGTCACGCTTCCGCGGGCGTTCCCCGGTCTGCGACGCTGCGCGAACCTGATGTCCGGGCCCGAATGGTATTTCGAGCGGGTCCACGAGGTCCTGGCCCGGGTCGAGGCCCGGACGCTCACCGACACCGAAGCGGCGGTGCAACTCGACCAACCGCAGGCCCGTCCCGCCGACGCGCCGCCGACCGTCCGTACGCCCACGTTGTGGGCCTGGGCTTCCGGAGTCCGCGATGGTCGACCCACCACGGTCGGCGCGGGCCTCACCCGGTGGCCCGCCGGAAAGATGGCCGGGTCGACCGGGATCCCGGCCGCGATCGGCCTGCGGCTCCTCGCGCGGGGGGACATCACCGCAACCGGCGTGGTCACCCCCGAGACGGCCGTCCCGGCCGATGCCTTCTTCGCCGAGTTCGATCCGTTCTGCACCCAGCCGGACGGGACCGACGGTGCTCTCGTCTCGGTGACGCGCGGTGAGGTGACCGCGATGCCGCAGGGGAGTCGCTGA
- a CDS encoding class I adenylate-forming enzyme family protein, which yields MVDTLTGYVDAWARHTPDAIVLSEAGTELGYAALQRRIDQDAGRLRALGVARGDRVALAGVNTIDWVCAFLGALRLGAVIVPLNSRLGAGQIRPLLDLLEPAVVLADDTQEPLLESLPPGTVPVYRISGSGDMAGRFAHVRPEPLPPPDIRPEDPALLAFTSGTTGAPKAAIISHGSLLASARSFRPHLRLTAASRTTVLVPLFHNTGYVDQLAHMIVVGGQVDLVRRFGRSDAITAMTRRPPDYLAMVPSILRMLMLTPEADTVFRDCTVIVLGGAALPAAWSAEMRARWPEIRILSGYGLTEFTSGSHVLPAEMLGAHPDAVGYPLDGVGCTVRAVDGTPCRPGEPGEVWLRGPMRMTGYWRRPDATAAALSGEWLRTGDLGTVDADGLLRLHGRINQVINRGGEKILPGELEDLLSASDAVAEVAVVGLPDPLLGERVAAAVVLKSGRRLDTGPLLRLLDGNVPDYAIPETVVAVDELPRNPTGKVDRAGTAELLRHRADLSTT from the coding sequence ATGGTGGACACACTGACCGGCTACGTCGATGCCTGGGCCCGGCACACCCCGGACGCGATCGTCCTCAGCGAGGCGGGGACCGAGCTCGGCTACGCCGCCCTGCAGCGGCGGATCGACCAGGACGCGGGCAGGCTGCGCGCGCTCGGCGTGGCCCGCGGCGACCGTGTCGCCCTGGCAGGCGTCAACACGATCGACTGGGTGTGCGCGTTCCTCGGTGCCCTACGGCTGGGTGCCGTCATCGTCCCGCTGAACTCGCGACTCGGCGCGGGGCAGATCCGGCCGTTGCTCGATCTCCTCGAACCTGCCGTCGTTCTCGCGGACGACACCCAGGAGCCGTTGCTCGAGAGCCTGCCGCCCGGAACGGTTCCGGTGTACCGCATCTCCGGGAGCGGCGACATGGCCGGCCGGTTCGCGCACGTCCGACCGGAACCGCTGCCCCCGCCGGACATCCGGCCCGAGGACCCCGCCCTGCTCGCGTTCACCTCCGGTACCACCGGAGCCCCCAAAGCCGCGATCATCTCGCACGGTTCGCTGCTGGCCTCAGCGCGCAGCTTCCGTCCCCACCTGCGCCTGACGGCCGCATCACGGACCACGGTCCTGGTTCCGCTGTTCCACAACACGGGCTACGTGGACCAGCTCGCCCACATGATCGTCGTCGGTGGGCAGGTCGATCTCGTCCGTCGGTTCGGCCGCAGCGACGCGATCACGGCGATGACCCGACGGCCGCCCGACTACCTGGCGATGGTGCCCAGCATCCTGCGCATGCTCATGCTCACCCCGGAAGCGGACACGGTGTTCCGCGACTGCACGGTGATCGTGCTGGGCGGTGCCGCGTTGCCCGCGGCATGGAGTGCCGAGATGCGCGCTCGTTGGCCGGAGATCCGGATCCTGTCGGGCTACGGGCTCACCGAGTTCACCTCGGGGAGCCACGTGCTCCCCGCCGAGATGCTGGGCGCCCACCCCGATGCCGTCGGCTACCCGCTCGACGGCGTCGGGTGCACCGTCCGCGCGGTGGACGGCACCCCCTGCCGCCCGGGCGAGCCGGGTGAGGTGTGGCTGCGGGGACCGATGCGGATGACCGGCTACTGGCGCCGCCCGGACGCCACGGCCGCCGCGCTCTCCGGCGAATGGCTTCGAACCGGTGATCTCGGGACGGTCGACGCCGACGGACTGCTGAGACTGCACGGCCGGATCAACCAGGTGATCAACCGCGGCGGCGAGAAGATCCTCCCCGGTGAACTGGAGGACCTGCTGAGCGCCTCCGACGCCGTCGCCGAGGTCGCCGTCGTCGGACTCCCGGATCCGCTGCTCGGCGAGCGCGTCGCCGCTGCCGTGGTGCTCAAGTCCGGGCGACGCCTCGACACCGGCCCGTTGCTGCGCCTCCTCGACGGGAACGTGCCGGACTACGCGATCCCCGAGACCGTCGTCGCGGTCGACGAACTGCCGCGCAACCCGACCGGGAAGGTGGACCGGGCAGGCACCGCCGAGCTGCTCCGCCACCGCGCCGACCTCTCCACCACCTGA